AGAGAAAGCCATtgccagcagaggcagcagtttGAGTGGAAGTCTGTGCAGCTTGCTAGAAAGTCAGGAGACATCCCCCCATGGCAGCTGTAACAGTTTACAAGACTGTAGTGATGGACTGGATGGAATATCAGTGGGGAGTTATTTGGACACCTTAGTGGATGATGTCCCTGGTCACCAAACCCCATCAGATATGGACAAGTTCAGTGATTCTTCTGCCATGGAGGACTCACAGTCTCTGCATAAACATCCCAAAATTGATTCTGATGAGTACTACTGTTTTGGTTAATAAGAACAAGTTCCAGTGGAACACCAATGCACTTGcatttatcctttttctttgctgctattttatttcatgtgcaAACCGCCCAAAGTTttcttggaaggaaaatataataTGATACTTCAGTTCTAATGCATAACTTTTCTATTGCTTCTAATGCATTTTCTCTATGATGGGTTgggcttttctcctcctcctcatattttcttaatttattgtcacaatatttttttttgttttaattttttacaatgCTGAATTTACAAGTCTGTAAAAGCGGTGAAGGAAAAGCtttatctttaaaatgaaacatcagGGAACGAGAGTAACAATTTTCTATTTGTTGCCAATAAAATATCTTCTGATAAATACATGTTGTGATAAATTTTCTTGACTATGGGGTTTGGGCCTTCCAAAAATACTGTTCTTATTGAGCCTTAAATCTGAATCTCGGAAATACCtctacaaaataattttccttttctgagcaATGAAATTTGATTCTATTAAGCTGTCTTCATTTGAAATATTAAGTATCCTAAATTTTTCTGCATGggctttctttcatttgcaaaatgaaagaaacccCACACAGGAAAGTTTAgaatacttaatatttttttcttgtctcttgtGTAATTTTGATGTTAAATTCTGATtctaaactttttcttttttttttattttaaatagcagtgctgctctgctgtctttttcttttctgttttacaagTTAGAGTTTGCCTTAACTTTTTTTGTGCCTACTGATGTAGTTGAGAGCTGCAGCTAATCAGTTATGTTGGAAAACAGTAAATTTATATGTAGTCTCTGGCTTTGAGGCTGCCCTGGACCCTGCATTTGTGAAGATTAGAAggtagatttttcttttcagtgtttcagaatCATAAGAACCCcccaaatattttctccttctatGGTAAGAAAAAATTAGACTAGAAGAACTAAAATTGAACTAAGCACTCTAGCAGATGATGAGTGTATATTTCCAGTGTACAGACAGTGAAAGAGGTGTTGATACTTACACATCATCTAAAAGTGTTCTGTTTCTCCAAGTCTGACAGTATTCTTACTGCTCATGCTTTGCATGAAATTCCCTCATTAAAGTAATCTTTACTAAATATAAGGTAGGCTTCCATTAAAAAACTATTGTGCATGTTCTGAAGGAGTACAAGTACATGCAGCATTTGATGTATTTGGGTTTGGTTCATTCTGAGATAGCCCAATAAGGTTCTGCTCATCCAAAccacatttccagggatccatcTTGTCCAGGCTTGAGCAACATCAAGTGtgaagaaaaggtaaaaaatcgAGAAATTGAAAGTGGTAATTCGTGCTTTGTGACTAATTCCATCACTTCTCAATAAAGGAGTTGTCTGTGTCTCTCAGAATTAGAAAACAAGATGTATATTTTGCTTTGGTCATCATGATTTATCAGATAGATAGTGAAGAAATGTTTGGTTACTAAAATGAGCCTTCTGAGTTCTACTTCAGCAGGTAGCTTGAAGAAAAATGAGGCAAGTCCTCAAATAGCAATACTGTGCTGATTTACCTTTTTCTagggtttattttaattcctaCTACAGCTTATGATTgctgctcaaaaaaaaaaaaaagtttgaagaaaaaaacctggcaAAAAATTCTTCTCAGGGT
This sequence is a window from Parus major isolate Abel chromosome Z, Parus_major1.1, whole genome shotgun sequence. Protein-coding genes within it:
- the LURAP1L gene encoding leucine rich adaptor protein 1-like, which gives rise to MVNLRATDVKLMRQLLLINESIESIKWMIEEKAIASRGSSLSGSLCSLLESQETSPHGSCNSLQDCSDGLDGISVGSYLDTLVDDVPGHQTPSDMDKFSDSSAMEDSQSLHKHPKIDSDEYYCFG